A stretch of the Halomonas sp. BDJS001 genome encodes the following:
- a CDS encoding S-ribosylhomocysteine lyase, with protein MTDKKMNVESFNLDHTKVKAPYVRLADIKEGQNGDRIHKYDLRICQPNKEHMEMPALHSLEHLMAELSRNHTDKVVDISPMGCQTGFYIAMINHDDYDGVITIIEQTLNDVLEATEVPACNEMQCGWAASHSLEGAQELARNLLAKRSEWTEVFA; from the coding sequence ATGACCGATAAAAAGATGAACGTCGAGAGCTTTAACCTGGATCACACCAAGGTCAAAGCCCCGTACGTGCGCTTGGCCGATATTAAAGAAGGCCAGAACGGCGACCGTATCCACAAGTACGACCTGCGTATCTGCCAGCCCAATAAAGAGCATATGGAGATGCCCGCGCTGCACTCCCTCGAGCACTTGATGGCTGAGCTGTCGCGCAATCACACCGATAAAGTGGTCGATATCAGCCCCATGGGCTGCCAAACCGGCTTCTACATCGCGATGATTAACCACGACGACTATGACGGCGTGATCACCATCATCGAACAAACCCTAAACGACGTGCTAGAAGCCACTGAAGTGCCTGCCTGCAATGAGATGCAGTGTGGCTGGGCTGCCAGCCACAGTTTGGAAGGCGCCCAGGAACTGGCTCGCAACCTGTTGGCCAAGCGCAGCGAGTGGACGGAAGTGTTCGCTTAA
- a CDS encoding aspartate aminotransferase family protein: MSLHQDLIERDRKVTFHASTHLRDFAHGDSPGRVITGGKGINIVDKDGREFIDGFAGLYCVNIGYGRTEVAEAIYKQALELSYYHTYVGHSNEPQIELSERILKIAGMNMSKVYYGMSGSDANETQLKIVRYYNNVLGRPQKKKVISRMRGYHGSGIASGSLTGLKAFHDHFDLPIDTIRHTEAPHYYLRAAEQHGMTELEFSAFCADKLEAMILEEGPDTVAAFIGEPVLGTGGIVPPPEGYWDAIQAVLAKYDVLLIADEVVCGFGRTGSDFGSHHYNMKPDLVTIAKGLTSAYQPLSGVIVGEKVWQVLEQGTGEYGPIGHGWTYSGHALGCAAGLANLDIIERENLVGNAAETGGYFQQQLKANFEGHPLLGDVRGVGLMAALEFSPDAKQRLHFDPALKVGPRVAAAAMEENLIARAMPQGDILGFAPPLTINRGEVDEMIGRAKRAIDRVTDELVRSGDLKSGEKEAAFTV, from the coding sequence ATGAGCTTGCATCAGGATTTGATTGAACGCGACCGTAAAGTCACTTTCCACGCCTCTACCCACCTGCGCGACTTCGCCCACGGCGATTCGCCGGGCCGGGTGATTACCGGCGGCAAAGGCATCAATATCGTGGATAAAGACGGCCGTGAATTTATCGACGGCTTTGCCGGGCTTTACTGCGTTAACATCGGCTACGGTCGCACCGAAGTCGCCGAAGCGATCTATAAGCAAGCGTTAGAGCTCTCTTACTATCATACCTATGTGGGCCACTCCAACGAGCCGCAGATCGAGCTTTCCGAGCGCATTCTGAAAATCGCCGGGATGAACATGTCCAAGGTGTACTACGGCATGTCCGGGTCGGATGCCAACGAAACTCAGCTCAAGATTGTTCGCTACTACAACAACGTGCTGGGCCGCCCGCAGAAGAAAAAGGTTATCTCACGCATGCGCGGCTACCACGGCTCCGGCATTGCCTCGGGCTCGTTAACCGGCTTGAAAGCGTTCCACGACCATTTTGATCTGCCGATTGACACCATTCGCCATACCGAAGCGCCGCACTACTACCTGCGCGCTGCCGAACAGCACGGTATGACAGAGCTTGAGTTCTCTGCGTTTTGTGCCGACAAGCTGGAAGCGATGATTCTGGAAGAGGGCCCTGACACCGTGGCCGCGTTTATTGGCGAGCCGGTACTGGGTACAGGCGGTATCGTACCGCCGCCGGAAGGTTATTGGGATGCCATACAAGCCGTGCTGGCGAAGTACGACGTACTGCTGATCGCCGATGAAGTGGTGTGTGGCTTTGGCCGTACCGGCTCCGATTTCGGCAGCCATCACTACAACATGAAGCCTGATCTGGTCACCATCGCCAAGGGCTTAACTAGCGCCTACCAGCCGCTTTCCGGCGTGATTGTGGGCGAGAAGGTGTGGCAGGTGCTGGAGCAGGGCACCGGTGAGTACGGGCCCATCGGCCACGGCTGGACCTACTCTGGCCACGCACTGGGCTGCGCGGCTGGCCTGGCCAACCTGGATATTATCGAGCGTGAAAACCTGGTGGGTAATGCCGCTGAAACCGGCGGTTACTTCCAGCAGCAGCTAAAGGCTAACTTTGAAGGCCACCCGCTGCTGGGTGACGTGCGCGGTGTTGGCCTGATGGCGGCGCTTGAGTTTTCGCCGGATGCCAAACAGCGCTTGCACTTCGACCCAGCACTTAAAGTCGGCCCCCGTGTAGCCGCTGCTGCCATGGAAGAGAACCTGATTGCCCGCGCCATGCCCCAAGGAGACATTCTCGGCTTTGCGCCGCCGCTGACCATTAATCGTGGTGAAGTGGACGAGATGATTGGCCGTGCCAAGCGCGCCATTGACCGGGTGACCGATGAGCTAGTGCGCTCTGGCGACCTGAAAAGTGGCGAAAAAGAGGCCGCGTTTACGGTTTGA
- a CDS encoding putative quinol monooxygenase: MSEKIYCIAGFKPKPGKEEAVFKALQSLEPNTHREDACIHYTVTRQIENPFAQGTSYPIVFHEIWASREEFEAHCQRQEIQDFFAKHVEAPDGDIEDANVCVYTDEPWNFDAPQV, from the coding sequence ATGTCAGAAAAAATCTACTGTATTGCTGGTTTTAAACCCAAACCGGGCAAGGAAGAAGCGGTATTCAAAGCGCTTCAGTCGTTAGAGCCGAATACTCACCGGGAAGATGCCTGTATTCACTACACCGTGACCCGGCAGATCGAGAATCCTTTCGCGCAGGGCACCAGCTACCCGATTGTGTTTCATGAAATCTGGGCCAGTCGCGAGGAGTTTGAAGCACACTGCCAGCGCCAAGAGATCCAAGACTTCTTTGCCAAGCACGTTGAAGCGCCGGATGGCGATATCGAAGATGCCAACGTGTGTGTTTACACCGATGAGCCCTGGAATTTTGACGCGCCCCAAGTTTAA
- a CDS encoding haloacid dehalogenase type II: MQPVLAFDVYGTLIDTQGVTVELERRLADDSKAGEFARRWRDKQLEYSFRHGLMGAYVPFSECTREALVFVDRALQTGLSDNDQDHLMAVYGELPAFDDVVPALDQLRDAGIRCVAFSNGTADAVSKLLTRAGVESHMDDVVSADEVKRFKPDPAVYAHLRSRLETRPEHTWLVSSNPFDVIGATHAGLRSAWVRRSPDAPFDPWGIEPDMTVTDLEALAERIIR; encoded by the coding sequence ATGCAACCGGTCTTAGCCTTCGATGTGTACGGTACTTTGATCGATACCCAAGGGGTTACCGTTGAGCTTGAGCGCCGCCTAGCGGATGACTCTAAAGCGGGTGAGTTTGCCCGCCGCTGGCGCGATAAGCAGCTAGAGTACAGCTTTCGCCACGGCCTGATGGGGGCTTATGTACCGTTTTCGGAGTGCACCCGCGAAGCGCTGGTGTTTGTTGACCGCGCACTGCAAACCGGGCTTTCGGATAACGACCAAGACCATCTAATGGCGGTGTACGGTGAGCTGCCCGCGTTTGACGATGTAGTGCCTGCGCTAGATCAGCTTCGCGATGCGGGCATACGTTGCGTGGCATTTTCGAACGGCACCGCTGATGCCGTGTCCAAGCTGCTCACCCGCGCAGGCGTTGAGAGCCATATGGACGACGTGGTCAGCGCCGATGAGGTAAAACGCTTTAAGCCAGACCCGGCGGTGTACGCTCATCTGCGTAGCCGCTTGGAAACTCGCCCCGAACACACCTGGTTGGTGTCCAGTAATCCCTTTGATGTGATTGGCGCCACCCATGCAGGCCTACGCAGTGCCTGGGTACGGCGCAGTCCTGATGCGCCTTTTGACCCCTGGGGTATCGAGCCAGATATGACGGTGACCGATCTGGAAGCATTGGCTGAGCGCATCATCCGTTAG
- a CDS encoding NAD-dependent succinate-semialdehyde dehydrogenase, translating into MTTLSTTLAKRLEDPRLFRQYAYVNGKWTHGEGGREEAVYDPATNEAIGHIPLLEAEQITAAVDAAEAAFVHWRALRADERCERLLAWYDLIQANREDLATIMTLEQGKPLPDARGEVEYGASFVRWFAEEGKRTYGETIPSHIPNASLGTIKEPVGIAAMITPWNFPLAMITRKAAAALAAGCPVIVKPANETPYSALALAELAERAGIPAGIFNVVLGDPAEVSKILCAESRIRALSFTGSTRVGRLLIEQSANTVKRLSLELGGNAPFIVGPDMDPKEAAFAAIDAKFQTAGQDCLAANRILVHESIHDEFVEHFSERMLALTLGNGLQSEIDLGPLIHRQAVEKAAAIVDDAISKGATMIGGDQSQAPGENFFMPAMLTGVTPQMKVWREENFAPVAGITAYSTDDEVIEMANDTEYGLAAYIYTHDIRRIWKLMRALEYGMVSVNSVKMTGPPVPFGGVKQSGLGREGGATGIDEYLETKYYCLGALGSVSGS; encoded by the coding sequence ATGACCACACTATCGACCACGCTCGCCAAGCGCCTGGAAGATCCGCGTCTGTTCCGGCAGTACGCCTACGTGAACGGCAAGTGGACCCACGGGGAGGGCGGTCGCGAAGAAGCGGTTTATGACCCTGCCACCAATGAAGCCATTGGCCATATCCCGCTGCTGGAAGCCGAGCAGATCACCGCCGCTGTAGATGCCGCTGAAGCTGCTTTTGTACACTGGCGGGCGCTGCGTGCCGACGAGCGCTGTGAGCGTTTGCTGGCTTGGTATGACCTGATTCAAGCCAACCGCGAAGACCTTGCCACTATCATGACCTTGGAGCAGGGCAAGCCGCTGCCCGATGCCCGTGGCGAGGTAGAATACGGTGCCAGCTTCGTGCGCTGGTTTGCCGAAGAGGGCAAACGCACCTATGGCGAAACCATCCCCAGCCATATTCCGAATGCTTCTCTGGGCACGATTAAAGAGCCGGTGGGTATCGCGGCGATGATTACGCCCTGGAACTTCCCGCTGGCGATGATTACCCGCAAAGCCGCCGCCGCGCTGGCAGCGGGCTGCCCGGTGATCGTCAAACCCGCCAATGAAACGCCTTACTCTGCGTTGGCGCTGGCGGAGCTGGCTGAGCGGGCGGGTATTCCGGCGGGGATTTTCAACGTGGTGTTGGGTGATCCCGCGGAAGTCTCTAAGATTCTCTGCGCAGAGTCGCGTATTCGCGCATTGTCGTTTACTGGCTCCACTCGGGTTGGTCGCCTGCTCATCGAGCAGAGCGCCAACACCGTCAAGCGTCTCTCCCTGGAATTAGGGGGCAATGCGCCGTTTATCGTTGGGCCCGATATGGATCCCAAAGAGGCGGCCTTTGCGGCAATAGATGCCAAGTTCCAAACCGCGGGGCAGGACTGCTTGGCCGCCAACCGTATTCTGGTGCACGAATCCATCCACGATGAGTTCGTTGAACACTTTAGCGAGCGTATGTTGGCGCTAACCCTGGGTAATGGTTTGCAGAGTGAGATTGACCTTGGCCCGCTGATTCACCGCCAGGCGGTAGAGAAAGCGGCCGCGATTGTCGATGACGCCATTTCCAAAGGCGCCACTATGATCGGCGGTGATCAAAGCCAGGCACCCGGCGAAAACTTCTTTATGCCAGCAATGCTGACTGGTGTGACGCCGCAGATGAAAGTGTGGCGGGAAGAGAACTTCGCGCCTGTGGCCGGTATCACTGCTTACAGTACCGACGACGAAGTCATCGAAATGGCCAATGACACCGAGTACGGCTTGGCTGCCTATATCTACACCCACGATATTCGCCGTATCTGGAAGCTAATGCGCGCACTGGAGTACGGCATGGTCAGCGTCAACTCGGTTAAGATGACCGGCCCGCCGGTTCCCTTTGGTGGCGTTAAGCAGTCTGGCCTTGGCCGTGAGGGCGGCGCCACGGGTATCGATGAGTATCTGGAAACGAAGTATTACTGCCTGGGTGCGCTAGGTTCGGTGTCTGGAAGCTAG
- a CDS encoding LysE family translocator, producing MLLDTWLLYLIACLGLSLSPGPNGLLALTHGALHGSRRTLFTIIGGATGFMLIIALCMFGIGALLKSSVVWLTVLKWVGGGYLIWLGIQVWRSPPITGEVGVSTSQASGWHLYRQGVLASITNPKVLLFFSAFLPQFIDPQRSLMLQYFVLAGTFVAIECVVEGLLANMANRIRHWLKRVGRVFNRTCGGIFVAIGAALPLRP from the coding sequence ATGCTGTTGGACACTTGGCTTTTATACCTAATCGCCTGCCTTGGTCTGTCGCTTTCGCCTGGGCCAAACGGCCTGCTGGCGCTGACTCATGGCGCACTACATGGCAGCCGTAGAACCCTGTTTACTATTATCGGCGGCGCGACAGGCTTTATGCTGATTATTGCCCTGTGCATGTTTGGGATTGGGGCGCTGCTCAAATCGTCCGTGGTATGGCTAACAGTGCTGAAATGGGTTGGTGGGGGATATCTTATTTGGTTGGGTATCCAGGTATGGCGCTCGCCACCGATTACGGGCGAGGTGGGTGTGAGCACAAGCCAAGCCAGCGGGTGGCACCTGTACCGCCAAGGGGTACTGGCATCGATTACCAATCCCAAGGTGCTGCTGTTTTTCAGCGCTTTTCTGCCTCAATTTATCGACCCACAGCGAAGCTTGATGCTGCAATATTTCGTGCTGGCAGGCACCTTTGTGGCTATCGAATGTGTGGTGGAAGGCCTGCTTGCCAATATGGCTAACCGCATTCGCCACTGGCTGAAGCGCGTTGGCCGCGTGTTCAACCGCACTTGCGGCGGCATCTTCGTTGCCATCGGCGCCGCGCTGCCGTTGCGCCCATGA
- a CDS encoding CNNM domain-containing protein — MFLLITIATLSIAFSFLCSILEAALLSITPSYIAKQKEDNPKLHASLTRLKANIDRPLAAILTLNTIAHTVGATAVGAQAAVVFGEASIAIVSAVMTMAILILSEIIPKTIGATYWRGLSPFLPRFLNPMIIGLLPFIWMSEQITRRLGKSEHDVDLRDEIKVLARVGLEEKVLDADESRTIINMLNLHDIVVSKAMTPRTVCETVLPDMTVKTFDEQYGKAPFTRFPVMDNGEQAFGYVHKADMYHADDAKTMRELMHPIGSVDVSHNIEQVFTSMLKDHLHMRVVYDEHGTFVGLITLEDIIETILGQDIVDETDNVANLRHYAKQQWIKRVKREDKDAKAEE; from the coding sequence ATGTTCCTCCTAATCACGATTGCGACCCTTTCAATCGCGTTCTCGTTTTTATGTTCCATCCTTGAAGCGGCGCTTCTTTCAATTACGCCCAGCTACATTGCTAAGCAGAAAGAAGATAACCCCAAGCTGCACGCCTCGCTTACGCGTCTGAAGGCGAATATCGATCGGCCCCTAGCCGCTATTTTGACCCTCAATACGATTGCCCATACCGTGGGGGCAACTGCAGTAGGTGCTCAGGCCGCGGTCGTGTTTGGCGAAGCCTCTATCGCCATTGTTTCGGCGGTAATGACCATGGCGATTTTAATACTGTCGGAAATTATTCCGAAGACCATTGGCGCGACTTACTGGCGTGGTTTATCGCCGTTTTTACCGCGCTTTTTAAATCCGATGATTATAGGCCTGCTGCCTTTTATCTGGATGTCGGAGCAGATCACCCGCCGACTCGGTAAGTCGGAGCACGATGTCGACCTGCGCGATGAAATTAAAGTACTGGCACGCGTCGGTCTGGAAGAGAAGGTGCTGGATGCAGACGAGTCGCGCACCATTATCAATATGCTCAACTTGCACGATATCGTCGTCAGTAAAGCGATGACCCCGCGCACGGTGTGTGAAACCGTTTTGCCTGACATGACCGTGAAAACCTTCGATGAACAGTATGGCAAAGCGCCGTTTACACGCTTCCCAGTGATGGACAACGGTGAGCAGGCCTTTGGTTATGTGCATAAAGCCGATATGTACCACGCCGACGATGCCAAAACGATGCGCGAGCTAATGCATCCGATAGGCAGCGTGGACGTCTCACACAACATTGAGCAGGTGTTTACCTCCATGCTGAAAGACCACCTGCATATGCGGGTGGTCTACGATGAGCACGGTACCTTTGTAGGTTTAATCACCTTAGAAGACATTATCGAAACCATTCTTGGGCAGGATATTGTCGATGAAACCGACAATGTGGCCAATCTACGCCACTATGCAAAACAGCAGTGGATCAAGCGGGTTAAGCGGGAAGATAAAGACGCCAAAGCAGAAGAGTAA